From the Spirochaetales bacterium genome, the window GTGTTGTCGGGGCCATCTGCCCGCCCGTCATACCGTAGACCGCGTTGTTGACAAAGATAACGGTGATGTTTTCTCCGCGGTTTGCCGCGTGGATGATCTCCGCTGTGCCGATTGCGGCGAGGTCGCCGTCGCCCTGATAACTGACGACATAACTTTCGGGAAGCGCGCGTTTGATGCCCGTCGCGACCGCGGGGGCCCGTCCGTGGGCCGCTTCGATATTACCGCATTTAAAATAATAGTAGGCGAAAACGGAACAGCCGACGGGACTTATGAAGGTTGTCTTGTCGAGCATATCGAGATCGACGAGGGCCTCGGCGACAAGCTTGTGGACAATGCCGTGACCGCAGCCGGAACAGTAGGTCGTGCTTTGCTTGTCATCTCCCGGCTTTCGGAAAAACGTATCGTAAAAACCATCGGATTTTTTGAATATCTTTTTCATAGTACTTCTCTCAAAATTGATTCCTCTTCGATGAGGTTTCCCCCGAGCTTGCCGATCAGGGAGATGGGGATATCATTCCCCACCAGGGCCTTCACATCGTAATGAAGCTGACCGCTGCTCATTTCGGCGACGACGATCCTTTTCTTTCCACGGATGCATTTTTCAAGCCGGACCGCGGGGAACGGGCTGATGGTGACGGGTCTGAAAAGCCCGGCCTTGACGCCCCTTTGCCTGACATTGTTGACCACCGCCTTTAATTGCCTGGACACGCTCCCGTAACCGACAAGGAGAAGTTCGGCATCTTCCGTCATATATTCCTCCGCCCGCTGCTCGGCGGCTTTCATCCGGCTGAATTTTTCCTGAAGCCTCATGTTATGGGCTTCGAGTTCGTCGTTTTCGATATAAATCGATGTGTGAAGCCTTCGTTCCGAATTTTTATCTCCGGTGAGCGCCCACGGTTTATCCTGATAGAGGGGTGTGTAGTCTTCAGGGAAGCTCACCGATTCCATCATCTGCCCGATAACGCCGTCTGCAGCGATGACGACCGGATTTCTGTATTTGTCCGCGAGATCGAAACCCAGGATCGCGAAATCGATCATTTCCTGTACCGAATTGGGCGCGAGGACGATCGTGAGATAATCGCCGTGCCCGCCCCCCTTTGTCAGCTGATTGTAGTCCGATTGTTCGGCTCCGATATTGCCCAGGCCCGGGCCCGCCCTCATTATATCGACGACGAGACAGGGAAGCTCGCACCCGGCCATATACGATATCCCTTCGCACATGAGACTGATTCCCGGACTGGAAGATGCGGTCATGGTTCGCTGTCCGGTCGATGCCGCGCCGTATACCATATTAATAGAAGCGAGTTCGCTTTCCGCCTGAAGAAAGGTTCTGCCGAGCGTCGGAAAGTATTCCGATGCCGCATGGGCTATTTCACTTGCCGGGGTGATCGGATAGCCGTAAAAGGATTCACACCCGGCAACAAGCGCCCCGACAACCACGGCTTCGTTTCCCTTTAAAAAATATCGTGCCATATCACCATCCAAACGTATCGTTTTCCGGACCGTCACGGATCCGGGTAGACCTCGATCGCATCGAGTTCCGGGCATGCATAAAAGCAGAAACCGCAGCCCGTACAGCCGTCCCCTTTGTACGCGGGATATTCGTATCCGTTGGAGTTGATCTCTCCCGATTGTTCGAGAAGGTGTCGCGGACAAGCCTCGACACAGTATCCGCAGCCTTTACATAACTGTTTTTTTATCACCACCTGTCCCATATGCCGAAGGCACCTCCTTTTTTCAACATGATACCCGTTTCCCGAACCACCTTTCGGAAATCTCCGTTTGCTCTTATGCATCTCATGGAATAAAACCGTTCGTTGGCATTTCCCGCGTTTGAAAGAAATTACATGATAGTTGAAATTGTCGTCGTGTCAGACTGTAAAATGGGTTTTGAAACAAGCCAACGATACGCATTAAATAATCGAACCATACGCATACAAACAAGGTATTTATCAAAGATAACCTGATCACTTAGGTTAGTATGTAACAAGAAAAGCAATGTTTGTCAATGGTTTTAATCCGCTAAAAGTAATTTTACATCAGTCTTTCATGATAATGACAAAAAAATTTGCGTTATTTTTCAAAACCGGCGCGCAATCCTTCGATAATCGCGCGCAATCCTTCAATAACCGCGCGCTATTTTCCGACGAGTCTGTACCTGTCATTTTCCGTCATGTCGATCCGCCAGCATGTCACCGCCAGATGATCCAGAAAAGCCATGTCATGACTCGCGAGGAGGAGGGCGCAGCCGCATTCGGTGAGGGAAGTTTCAAGACATCGGACCGAAACGATGTCCATATGGTTTGTCGGTTCATCCATGATGATGAGTTCGGGCGTATTCGTCAGCCCCAAAGCGAGCATAAGCTTCCTCGATTCCCCGGGACTCGAGAGGTATGTATCGAGCAAACGGCCGGGTACCGAGCCGAGTCTGCTTATGGTCGCAAGCACCCTGCCGCGGATATCATCCGGGAGTTTCCCGAATCGAAAAAGCAGGCCGATAGTCTGCTTTTTCGATATTTCCTGGGGGATATAGAGGAACCGGAGGCCGGAAGAGGAAAGAGAGGAGACAATCATGCGGATAAGGGTACTTTTCCCCGTCCCGTTGTCCCCGATCAGGGCGATCCGGTCCTGCGGGTATATAAAGAGACGGGGAACCTCGAGCCGTTTGACTGTACCGAGTGAAAGCGTCGCCGGGGGAAGATGAAACAGGACATCCCGATGAGAAAATGAACCATGAATGGTTATCCCCCTCTTTTCCCGCTTTCTGCAGGAAAGATCCTCATCACGTTTTTCGGCCTGTTTCAGTCTGCCGTCGATCTGCCTGAGTAATTTCCCGCCGACCCCGTCCTTACCGGTAAGCCGGGCGAGATTCTTCCTGAAACGGGCGTCATGGTCCTTTGGCGCAAGCCCCCGCTTCGACCTGAGGTTCTGCTGCCGCGAAGCCTTTTCCCTCCGCTTTGCCGCTTCCCGTTTCAGCCGTTTATAATGCTCCCCGGCAAGGACCTTTTTCTTTCGCGCGGTTTCTTCCTCACGTTCCTCCTGTTCCATCCCCCTGCTGATCCCCCCCGGCCG encodes:
- the vorB gene encoding 3-methyl-2-oxobutanoate dehydrogenase subunit VorB, which codes for MARYFLKGNEAVVVGALVAGCESFYGYPITPASEIAHAASEYFPTLGRTFLQAESELASINMVYGAASTGQRTMTASSSPGISLMCEGISYMAGCELPCLVVDIMRAGPGLGNIGAEQSDYNQLTKGGGHGDYLTIVLAPNSVQEMIDFAILGFDLADKYRNPVVIAADGVIGQMMESVSFPEDYTPLYQDKPWALTGDKNSERRLHTSIYIENDELEAHNMRLQEKFSRMKAAEQRAEEYMTEDAELLLVGYGSVSRQLKAVVNNVRQRGVKAGLFRPVTISPFPAVRLEKCIRGKKRIVVAEMSSGQLHYDVKALVGNDIPISLIGKLGGNLIEEESILREVL
- a CDS encoding ferredoxin family protein, with protein sequence MGQVVIKKQLCKGCGYCVEACPRHLLEQSGEINSNGYEYPAYKGDGCTGCGFCFYACPELDAIEVYPDP
- a CDS encoding ABC-F family ATP-binding cassette domain-containing protein, whose protein sequence is MAQKTLSFHHVDFSYETSPEPLFGDISFSVAAGWTGVIGSNGAGKTTLLSLAAGILFPLSGSIQGPRNRLYCEQRTDDPPPLFREFLFSPDKEAWRIKTRLGIEDDWPDRWETLSHGERKRSQIGVALWKTPDVLAVDEPANHLDRSARKTLISALSRYRGIGLIVSHDRELLDTLTAQCLFLYPDVIIIRPGGISRGMEQEEREEETARKKKVLAGEHYKRLKREAAKRREKASRQQNLRSKRGLAPKDHDARFRKNLARLTGKDGVGGKLLRQIDGRLKQAEKRDEDLSCRKREKRGITIHGSFSHRDVLFHLPPATLSLGTVKRLEVPRLFIYPQDRIALIGDNGTGKSTLIRMIVSSLSSSGLRFLYIPQEISKKQTIGLLFRFGKLPDDIRGRVLATISRLGSVPGRLLDTYLSSPGESRKLMLALGLTNTPELIIMDEPTNHMDIVSVRCLETSLTECGCALLLASHDMAFLDHLAVTCWRIDMTENDRYRLVGK